The DNA window TATTAGGTTTTACAGGTTGGTTGCATGTTGTGATTCCTCAATTTTGTATGTTTAGATTTGTATCGGAGACCGTCCACGGAAGCTATATCAATTGTTTATTAAATATCAGTCTATGGCAAGATCGTTTTTGATATAGTAATCGTCACACCAATTGGTAGTTAAGATTGCTTGGGTTCTGAACCCAAACCCTATTTTGTTCCTTTTTTTAGGAAGGTAATGGTATCTATGTGGAAGAAGATAGTTGAATTGtagataagatttcttttgggtAAATTCAAAGGTGGGATCAAAGTTATTGGGGATTAAGTGATTGGATATGTGTATGAAAAAGGttgaatatattatatatattttaaaacatataaGAGATTATAGAACTTTTTCATTCAATTTTCAGTATTGTGATGAAtaaaaaactagaaaaaaaaatattataataaaatagaagTCAATATATAATAGATTTCaatactaatataaataaataaaattttaagataaataaaagttataattttttatttgtgcGTACAAACATTTGAGGATTctgttcaaataatttttttttgataatttaatACTCCCTCACATTCTAAACAATTAAAACTAGTAAATTTTAagtaatttataaaaaaactctAACTCATGATCCCATCTGCAATTTTCACATAATTTAATATCATCATCCATTAATGACCACCGACCTTCTTTAACTCTCCATCCATTGCACGTGCTTTTTGTGTTGCATATAGGAGTGTTATTGCGCAGCAACACTCCATTACTTTTCCATAAAGAATTCGTAAAATATTGTACATTCTTCCTTGTACGCAATATACATTTAGATTTTCTCAATGAACGCAAATACTCAACTCCTTGTTTTCTAGAATCATGATTCTCAGAACACATCAAAATCATACCGTACACATACATCGCTTCTTTATGACACTTTTGAGCTGCAAACTTTAAGCTCTCAAGACCATCTATATTTTCATTTGGATAGCTAAA is part of the Vicia villosa cultivar HV-30 ecotype Madison, WI linkage group LG2, Vvil1.0, whole genome shotgun sequence genome and encodes:
- the LOC131651388 gene encoding putative F-box protein At1g67623, which codes for MNEHVPSSSSSVIQSLPRDLLLDMFASIGSQSFVDLHRMKICCKDFLELSEESYVLQNISLDNFPFIQWIPNENALIFLKRCVESENVESLYREGLCEYFSYPNENIDGLESLKFAAQKCHKEAMYVYGMILMCSENHDSRKQGVEYLRSLRKSKCILRTRKNVQYFTNSLWKSNGVLLRNNTPICNTKSTCNGWRVKEGRWSLMDDDIKLCENCRWDHELEFFYKLLKIY